From a region of the Aythya fuligula isolate bAytFul2 chromosome 29, bAytFul2.pri, whole genome shotgun sequence genome:
- the LOC116499945 gene encoding nucleoporin Nup37-like isoform X2 yields the protein MKQDSTRNAAYTVDCEDYVHVIKFNPFDSGDACSLTAYGGNNYVVVGTCRFQEEDAEVEGMQYKTLRTFCHGIRVDAIARSPETRLDALPPQIRFCTAASDRKLRLFTSDLQDKNEHKKGQ from the exons ATGAAGCAAGATTCTACTAGAAATGCTGCTTACACGGTGGACTGTGAAGATTATGTGCATGTGATAAAATTCAATCCATTTGATAGTGGAGATGCATGTTCCCTCACTGCATATGGTGGCAATAACTATGTAGTTGTAGGGACATGTAGATTTCAG GAAGAGGATGCAGAAGTGGAAGGCATGCAATATAAGACACTACGAACATTTTGTCATGGAATCAGAGTTGATGCCATAGCAAGGAGTCCAGAAACTAGACTTGATGCTTTACCTCCCCAGATAAG GTTTTGTACAGCAGCTTCTGATAGGAAGTTAAGGCTATTTACTTCAGACCTGCAGGACAAGAATGAACATAAG